The Balearica regulorum gibbericeps isolate bBalReg1 chromosome 5, bBalReg1.pri, whole genome shotgun sequence genomic interval CAGGAAAGTCACTGCCTCTCTGCCGTCAATCAGTCGGTGATCGTATGTCAACGCTACGTACATCATGGGCCGCACCTCGATCTGAAGGGGAAGAATAAAAGACAGGCATTAGCGAGCTCACCCCTGCTGCCTGCATGATGCCCTCCTGCGAATTCGGGGAAGACCTGGCTTTTTCCTATCCTGAATCCAGGGCTTAGGCCCTCTTGGATGTGTCCTGCCTGGCAGGATTACCTACCCACCCAAGCACTGATCACCACCCAGGCTGGATCCGCACCACACAAAACTAGGtccctttctgcagctgttctCTATCACAAAGGCTACAGCCTCCTACTCCTCCCCACACCAAAGCAGATTATCCAGTTCTCCCCCTCATAGATAGGACAAGACCCCTTCCACACCTCAGGGAAGTACCAGTGCTAGCAAAGCTGCCCGTCACCCATTAGTCTCTGCTCCTCTTTCACAGTAAAGACTTTTAGAACTTGACACCAACCCCCTAGAAAAAGCTTGTGGGCTATGGTCCTCATCCCACTGAGCCCTCCCCTTTGTTCACTGAAACCCCCTGTGCAACTCCACCTACTTTGCCTCCCACAGCCACAGGCCTGTCGAAGATGGCATGCATGCCTAAGATGgcagactgtggtgggttgatgaTAGGTGTCCCAAAGAGTGACCCAAAAACCCCTCCGTTGCTGATCGTGAAAGTGCCACCATCCATGTCTTCAATGGCCAGTTCATTCTTCCGTGCCTAGAAGAGAAAGTAAGGTCTTAGAAAGCCACATAgatcacagaaggcaaaggacAAAGGTTTGGATGTTCAGCCTCTCCAGAAACAAATACAGATGGCAAGAGCTTCACTGTTCAGCTGAAAACCAGCACGAATTACTTGAAAATGCATCCTGTCTTTAGATCCAAATGTTTACTGGCTTTGGTGAAGGATTCCCTTGCCTTCGCTTCCAATTCCTGCCTTTGCAGGAGATGGACACTGGGACTTCTACCCCAGGGCGGTTCAGCCTTGGCCTCTAAAGACAAAGATGAAGACACACGACGTCACTAAAGCATGGTTTGTGGTCTTCTGGAACGGCAACAAATAGATAGGCCTGTCCCATAAGGCAGGGGCACAGCCACAGCTGTAACTGGATCACTCCCCACAGCATGACTCAGTGTGTTAGAGGTCAGACGGACTGAATCAATTCACGCCTATCCAGCACTCCCAATTCTTCCCATTCCTCCCAATCCTTTTCAGAAAAACCTCCAATTTTGCTTACCTTCTCCCCCAACTCATAGATAGCACGCTCTATGTCAGcaaaattcatattttctaCATTCCTAATGACGGGGACCACAAGACCCTAGGGAGAAGCAAAGTGCACGATCAACAAATTCACCGCAGCAACACACGTAACTGTTATCGGGCAGGAACCTGGCTTCAGCCCAGCAGAGTTCCTGCCTCCTCCTCGGCCCACAGCAGGTGGTTGGCAGAGCTGCCTCACACCCTGGCAGCCTGCCGGGAAACCTGGCATGACACACACCAAGGGCTGGCGCTGTAAATGAgacattttttggttttagtaaGCCCGTCTCATAAAATCAACCAAGCCTGACTGGATCCAGCTCCACATCCATAAAAGCAGGTGAGGCCCTGGGCAGAGCCGGGCAGAGCTCTTTCTAGGTGAGAAGAGCAGAATCCCTTTGTGCTGGACCTCCCCTAGGCTTTGGGAGCAGTGACAGAACTGAATTAGAGCCAACTAATTCAACATCTGTATCTCCATCTCATGCTCTCCCTGGACAGGAATATCTCTTTAAAGCAGCAATGTGATTTACAGAAATGGTGGGACAGCACAGCAGCGTTAGCCAAAGGACAGGACATGCAAAGCTTTCGCTTTCTATGCCATATCCTCATAGGTCCACGAAAAAAAGGGTTTCCCTAACTCAGCCCTACTCATTAACCACCACCATCTGTATTGACCTTGTTACTACATCTCCTAGTACAGTGGCAGAGTATTCTTGGTCCTTCATCTTCCCCCAAAACCCATCTCAGCAGTCCACAATGCATCAGATGCCTCATTTAGAAGATCAGTCTCATCAGTAAGTTTCCGCTGCAGAGGAGCTCAAAGCTGAGCTGGTTCAAAGTATACAATCATCCCAGACCCAAGGCTGCAGGAACCATGGCCAAAGCATCCCAGGTACCTACCCGAGGAGTTGCTACAGCGACACTGATGTCCACATAGTCCCTGTACACAATCTCTTTGGTCGTGTCATCAATCActaggaggagaaaaaagctgTGTTACACACGCAGTACCCAAGATCAAGGGCTCAAGAGGCCAGAAGTAGCCACAAAATTACAACAACTTGCTCATCTCTAGCTTAAACGTAACTCCAGAGAAGAATGAGCCCTCGTTGCACCTGTGGGAGAAGCATCAGAATAGACAGAAACACAGTCCAGGTAGGCCAGTCCCCCTCAGACATCCCCTTGGTTGTTCTCCTCTTCTGGGTCTGAGCAAGCCTCTCTGACACCCTCCCAGGAACCACACGGCACCTGCAGCAGCTACCTCCATGCTAACCAGCAGGCTCTTCCCTCTGCAGGCTGGCTACGCGTGGCCCCAGCCCCACTCCTGGCAACCCCCTCCTAATAGAGCCCTTCTTGGCAAGCTGTCCTCTACCTATGTAAGTGGCATCAGCAAAATCAGCTGCAGCATGTAGGATTGTCTCccctttttctgcatatttgACTTGCTTGCCCAAGCTACTAGCCCTGCCACGGACTTAGCCACCTGCTTTCCCCCAGTCTGCCACGTTCACTGGTGAGATGTGCAACTCGCCAGCAAGGGTCACCACTCACCTGCATTCACAACGGGCTGGTCCTGCAGAGCAAAAGCCGCAGCTTTCACAAAAGCTGACATGAAACCTAGCTTCAGGTTGTGCTTTTTCAGGAAGGGATCCTTGTGTACGGCTCTCATCTCCCGGATGTTGCTACAAAACACATGATAATGCTGGTCAGCACAGAGTCCAAGAAAACAGTGTTCCCTCACTCCGTCACAGATTTCAGTGCCAGCTCCAAGGACTGCAAACCTGCACCACCAACTGGCAAACCCCCAGTCTGCTGAAAAATCCTTCAAATGTCACAGGTAAAACGGGTTGAGGGTGGCTCTAAGGACCTCACCAAAGTATCTAACAGGCACTGGTCCTGGACCACAAACTCAACAGGACAGGGTTAATCTGCTTGGCCCACACTGCCAAGCACAAAAGCAAGATGGAGCACGGTGTATTTTCCTGCTTAGGCCTGATGTTGCTGCCAATTCTCTGGAGACACCACTGCCAATACCAGTGCGGCACCGCAGGCAGCAGCTACAGGTGTGGCTGGGCCAGCCCTGGAAGggtgaaaaagcaggaaatgcCAAGAGCAGAAGAGATGCACATGGTGATCAAGGCAAAAGACTTCAACCAGCACATCAATGCCTCCGTACCCAACTCTTTGGCTTTGGGAGTTGAGTGAATATGAAAGAAAGCTTCCCAGGTGCTATGACAGTGGGTGCCAGCCCACCCACAGCCCTCCCTCAACCAGACTAATCAGTTTCCCCACTGCTTCTATTTATCAGAACAGAGgccatttacaaaaaaatcaaccaagCTGTGGCTACAAGCTCTGCCTATTCCAGGCTAATACCAGATGCTGTGGAATTGCACGGTCCATCCCTCCCCCTCCAGAGACCTTGAGTCTTTGAAGAGACAGTTTCAGCAAGGGACAGGGGTCTCCCTCCATGGTTTAgagtgtttgttttcctgcatcTAACCTTGTTTAGGGCTAGGATTACCGCCCAAAGACATTAGTGCCTCCCAAGACACAAGGACTGCAGCAATGAGGACGAGGTTTGCTATGAAACTGGCTCATTATGGCTTCCTCCTTTCAGACATTGACCCCCCGTGGGAAGCAGGAGGCCCCAGCACAGGCCCTCACCAGTCAACCTCACAGCAATCAATCCAAACCAGATTACCAGATGCAATAAGAGCCTGAGGCCAGCGTAAAGCGACACCTCAACGAGCCTCTGAGAGGAGATAAAGCTGCAGCACTTCCCCTCCAATCAAGACTATTTTGCCAACCTTATTGTTCTGAGACccaaatatttacatgttttgTCTTAAGGAGCAGAATAGGATTTCAAAAGGCAATTTGATTTGGGCACAATTTCCCCTTAATGCACTGTAACATAAGCTGTCCACCTTCCAAAGCCATTAGTGCGCTCAGTCCCTGCAAGCACTTGAGTCAGGAGACCCCCACCTGCccagaggggatggggaaggattTTAGTCCCTCTCTGGAAAGCTGCAGCATCTGAGAGCAGGGGCCTCAGGCCTATGTACTGCTCACCTGAAAGGCTgatgagccctggggaaccACCTCATGGAAGCTAAATATGCCCACCTCCAACAGCAGTAACCTGGCAGGGTAGCAGAAAGCAGATGCTCCATCTAATGCCGCTATACATGTGACACTAGTCACTCCTGCTCTCGTGCTCAACATCTACCACTCCTCAACCAAGAACCACACAGATGAGGAACCAGGTTGCCCCTTTTACAAGCAGCAGATGACTCCCAAGGAACGACAGGACGTCAGGAAGCTATGTACCCCTCACACCACACCACCACCATCGCCCTGATGAAGCTGAGCAGATGGTGGTACACACCTAAGAGGTCCCAAAAGATGTGTTGCCAATCTCTCCAAAGAGAATCAGCAAGGTCTTGGCTGCTATTTAAAGATGATTGCCTGCATCTATTTTGCCttgtaaaggggaaaaagaggtCTGCTCCTCACCTCATATCAATCTCATTGAAAGTGGTCAGCATGGCACAAGTATTCTGAGCTTCTTTCAGCCGCTGAGCAATACGCTGACGCATCCTATtcattttcacctgaaaattaaaaagatataaGCAGAAGCTGCCTCAAGTTCATCCAAGGggcaaaatgcagaagaaactCAAAAGACCGTTCTTCTTGCCATCTAGTTGACTAGTAGTGGATGCCTAGGGCCAAGGTTTTCACTCCAGATCTCCATGAGGAGCGTGACAGGCTGAGGAGTTGATTTCACTATGGAGCTGACCAGCTCAACACACAGTTTCCAGCATGAGGCTAATGTGCAAAGAGCGAGACTGCTAAGAAAGCAGGCTGCTCAACCATGTTCTCTTAAGAACGCACAAGGCAGGTGTGCCAGCCTCAGTCTTCTGTGGAGGGCTTGTGGACAGACCAAGCAGATCACACTGAGCCTTCTGTGCTCGGTCAGGAGAGTTCAAGACAAGACTTTTGCCTAGAAAAGACCTGTGTCAGATTGGAGCTGGCTTTTCCTCCACTCCAACCCTAAGCAGTGCCCTCAAGTAGAGCAGTCCCCGTCTGTCACAGCCCCACCGAGCTGGGTGTGAACAGGTAGATATTGACACATCCAGAAAGCTCAAAGCTTATGCCAGAACAAGTTGTCACCCAGCAACAGAAGTGCTGGCAAGGCCCCTATCCCCGCAGCTTACCCTATGCTCTGATCTGGCACCTTTGCTGGGCACTGCCTCCCcaggaggggctgctgctgcggctgcaGCCGGCTTCACTGCAGACACTGAGGGTAAAGAACACATCAGTCAAAAAGGGAAGCCAGGGCTTCATTGCAACGCCCTGAAGTAGAAAGCCCGTTTGAGCTCCTTGCTCAAGCAACGCAGCACGGAAACAGCCTTGAATTGGGCTGCGCAGGTACCAGGAATAGCTGAGGGCAATAAGGCGGGGAGGCCTTCACCATAAACGCCAAGCTGTTTGCCGTTTTTAACCTTACGCGCTCTCCCCAAGGAAGAGAATAGGAGAAAACAGTTGTTGCCTCACCTGGTTTGCTGTCAATGGGCTGAGCTGACACAGGCGGCACTGGTGGCATTGTAGTGGGAAttggtgctgcagcaggaggaggagcagccGCAGCTACAGgttcaggggctgcaggaggaggaggggctgctgctggtttggCCTTGGCAGGAGCAGCTTAAAGACAAGGAAGAACCATGGTAAGGGCAACCCATTGTCAGGGATCTCCGAGTCCAACCAACCTGATAGAAGTTAACCCTCTGGCAGAGTGCCTTTATGTCCTCAGCACGACTGAACCAATAGGAGCCACCACAGGAGGATCCCATGGTGAAAGCATTTTACTCATCGACACCCTAGCTCTCCTCACTGTGCAGGAGACTGGATGCTAAAGAGAAGAGGGTGGAGAAGGGACTTATATCAGGGGGGTTCTCAACTAATTTTAGATTAGAGCTGCAGTCTCTTTTGGagggagcaaaaggaaaagttcCCCTCTCAGAAGGACTAAAACTATGCTTTTCTAATGGACAACAGAATTTGTTGTCTCCAATACCCCACTGGAGTATTTTCCACCAGCTACAGACGCAGGTGGAGGAAACATTTCACCTCTCTCAGGAT includes:
- the DLST gene encoding dihydrolipoyllysine-residue succinyltransferase component of 2-oxoglutarate dehydrogenase complex, mitochondrial produces the protein MLLLWRSRCLGRALGRSLRALRQGNCTLARCSLSGVAGSQGLAYTNSRKLVVNSSSVFTVRYFRTTAVHRDDVVTVNTPAFAESVTEGDVRWEKAVGDTVAEDEVVCEIETDKTSVQVPAPAAGVIEALLVPDGGKVEGGTPLFKLRKTGAAPAKAKPAAAPPPPAAPEPVAAAAPPPAAAPIPTTMPPVPPVSAQPIDSKPVSAVKPAAAAAAAPPGEAVPSKGARSEHRVKMNRMRQRIAQRLKEAQNTCAMLTTFNEIDMSNIREMRAVHKDPFLKKHNLKLGFMSAFVKAAAFALQDQPVVNAVIDDTTKEIVYRDYVDISVAVATPRGLVVPVIRNVENMNFADIERAIYELGEKARKNELAIEDMDGGTFTISNGGVFGSLFGTPIINPPQSAILGMHAIFDRPVAVGGKIEVRPMMYVALTYDHRLIDGREAVTFLRKIKAAVEDPRVLLLDL